In the genome of Pirellulaceae bacterium, one region contains:
- a CDS encoding dihydrodipicolinate synthase family protein, giving the protein MSRIQGIFTPNIVPLDQRGQINEPELRRYVDWLIDRGVHGLYPNGSTGEFVRFNAQERRRIVEIIADQARGRVPILAGAAEANTRETIEACEYYHELGVRAVAIVSPFYYRLSSEGVYAYFKEIADESPIDITLYNIPMFASPIEVKTVERLAEECPRVVAIKDSSGDVPHMMRMIDAVRPKRDDFSFLTGWEAALMPMLLIGCDGGTNATSGIVPEVTRQLYDLTLSGDIDEARQLQYRLLRLFDAMLYSAEFPEGFRVALNLRGIQTGPGRQPQSSVQQKDLSDLKDQLYGLLKEQGWTDDLFDDDHVARIVRQVLDDLERRGLKRS; this is encoded by the coding sequence ATGTCACGCATCCAAGGTATTTTTACCCCGAATATCGTTCCCCTTGATCAACGAGGCCAAATCAACGAGCCTGAGCTTCGTCGTTACGTTGATTGGTTGATCGACCGAGGTGTGCACGGGCTTTACCCCAACGGCTCCACGGGGGAATTTGTCCGATTCAATGCCCAAGAACGACGACGAATTGTCGAGATTATTGCTGACCAAGCCCGCGGCCGTGTGCCGATTCTTGCCGGTGCAGCAGAGGCGAATACTCGTGAAACCATTGAGGCCTGTGAGTACTACCATGAACTCGGAGTACGAGCTGTCGCGATCGTGTCCCCATTCTACTATCGCCTGAGCAGCGAGGGCGTTTACGCTTATTTTAAAGAAATTGCGGACGAGTCACCGATCGATATTACGCTCTACAATATTCCCATGTTCGCGTCGCCGATCGAAGTAAAAACGGTTGAAAGACTCGCTGAAGAGTGTCCGCGTGTGGTAGCGATTAAAGATTCGTCGGGCGATGTGCCTCACATGATGCGGATGATCGACGCTGTTCGACCAAAGCGAGATGACTTCAGTTTCCTCACCGGCTGGGAAGCGGCCTTGATGCCCATGTTGCTGATTGGATGTGATGGGGGTACCAATGCGACCAGTGGAATCGTCCCGGAAGTAACGCGTCAGCTCTATGATTTGACACTCAGCGGTGATATTGATGAAGCCCGCCAGCTGCAATATCGATTGTTGCGACTTTTTGACGCGATGCTTTACTCGGCCGAGTTTCCAGAAGGCTTCCGAGTGGCACTCAATCTCCGGGGAATCCAGACCGGGCCGGGCCGTCAGCCTCAGTCATCGGTGCAACAAAAAGATCTCTCGGATCTCAAGGACCAACTCTACGGTCTACTCAAGGAACAGGGCTGGACCGATGACCTGTTTGATGACGACCATGTGGCCCGTATCGTCCGACAAGTGCTCGACGACCTCGAACGCCGAGGATTAAAACGCTCCTAA
- a CDS encoding response regulator, with product MKTVFTTGEAAKICKVSQQTIIRCFDSGQLKGFRVPGSRFRRIPRDQLFAFMKDNGIPTEALESGKRKVLIVDDDEELVELLKDTFDRDGRFDVRTANNGFDAGMLVKEFRPDLVVLDVMLPDINGREVCVRVRSDSTLDEVKIICISGMVEADKVADLKAAGANDFVQKPFAVDKLLERACELLTLEAAPSNA from the coding sequence ATGAAAACTGTGTTTACTACGGGCGAAGCGGCAAAGATTTGTAAGGTCAGCCAACAGACCATCATTCGTTGTTTCGATTCCGGTCAGCTCAAAGGATTTCGCGTTCCAGGTAGTCGTTTTCGGCGCATTCCGCGCGATCAGCTGTTTGCCTTTATGAAAGATAACGGCATTCCGACTGAGGCGTTGGAAAGTGGCAAACGCAAAGTGTTGATCGTCGATGACGATGAGGAACTGGTTGAACTGTTGAAGGATACCTTTGATCGAGATGGTCGTTTCGACGTTCGTACGGCGAATAATGGGTTTGATGCTGGGATGCTTGTCAAAGAATTTCGTCCTGATTTGGTCGTGCTGGATGTGATGCTACCGGACATCAATGGACGCGAGGTTTGTGTTCGAGTCCGAAGTGACAGCACGTTGGATGAAGTCAAAATTATCTGTATTTCCGGAATGGTCGAAGCCGATAAGGTTGCCGACTTGAAAGCTGCCGGTGCAAATGATTTTGTGCAAAAGCCGTTTGCTGTTGATAAGTTGTTAGAACGAGCTTGTGAGTTGCTGACACTCGAGGCAGCACCCTCAAACGCCTGA
- a CDS encoding Na+/H+ antiporter NhaC family protein, whose translation MDPHPYGWLSLLPSLVAIGLAITTRHVVLSMVIGIFAGAIITNQGSPFGGISDTLELHLWHALIQEERLRVFAFTLVMGAMIAVIQRAGGMRGLIELVSPWARNRRRGQIATWFLGMLVFFDDYANTVLLGKTLQPLCDRLKISREKLAYLVDSTAAPVAGLAIISTWVAGEISFVQDGLNNLPDGDQVNAFSLFINSIPYRFYALWALVFVFVIGISNRDFGPMLTAERKVFSQDAPDLEDQSNVPIAGWWNAVIPITATVMCVLALMIQTGYESLAQEGTIEGATAWQIFGAANSYFALLWGSFAGLTIAIAMVLLQRLLSFQQVNEAMATGAKLMISPLVVLWLASTLSTMTGNGTLEIAPNSGSEHYPAQEYRLYTGDYLAGLITNNGQESTPTLTAWLPTIIFLLSACISFSTGTSWGTMAIVMPIAIPLAYGAIAEPGSMNWQHNPIMISAVGSVLAGSIFGDHCSPISDTTVLSSQSCGCDHSAHVWTQIPYALSVAALSVVAGTLPIGFGVPVVYLLPLGVIAIVALIYLLGRPADQAQSSKS comes from the coding sequence ATGGACCCACACCCGTACGGCTGGTTAAGCCTGCTGCCTTCCCTCGTCGCCATCGGTCTAGCCATTACAACGCGACACGTGGTACTCTCGATGGTGATCGGGATTTTTGCGGGTGCGATAATTACCAATCAGGGATCCCCCTTCGGCGGCATCTCCGACACCCTTGAGCTCCATCTGTGGCACGCACTGATTCAAGAGGAACGACTACGCGTATTCGCTTTCACGCTGGTCATGGGTGCGATGATCGCAGTCATTCAGCGCGCGGGCGGCATGCGTGGCTTGATTGAGCTAGTTTCACCGTGGGCCAGGAATCGACGGCGTGGTCAAATTGCCACTTGGTTTCTCGGCATGCTGGTTTTTTTTGATGATTATGCCAATACCGTGCTACTCGGGAAGACTTTGCAGCCACTCTGTGATCGTTTAAAAATCAGCCGGGAAAAGCTTGCCTACTTGGTCGATTCCACCGCCGCACCTGTCGCGGGGCTGGCGATCATTTCGACGTGGGTCGCCGGCGAGATCAGCTTTGTCCAAGACGGACTCAATAACTTACCGGATGGAGATCAGGTAAATGCATTCTCGCTATTCATCAACAGCATCCCCTACCGATTCTATGCCCTGTGGGCGCTAGTATTCGTCTTCGTGATTGGCATCTCGAATCGAGACTTTGGTCCAATGCTAACGGCCGAGCGGAAGGTATTTTCCCAGGACGCTCCGGATCTTGAAGATCAAAGTAACGTCCCCATCGCGGGCTGGTGGAATGCGGTCATCCCCATCACAGCAACCGTGATGTGTGTGTTGGCGTTGATGATTCAAACGGGCTACGAGTCGTTGGCGCAAGAAGGCACCATCGAGGGTGCCACGGCGTGGCAAATCTTTGGGGCCGCCAATTCCTACTTTGCTTTGCTTTGGGGTTCTTTCGCCGGACTGACGATCGCTATCGCCATGGTTTTGCTCCAACGATTGCTATCTTTCCAGCAAGTCAATGAAGCGATGGCGACGGGTGCGAAGCTGATGATCTCACCGCTCGTGGTGCTTTGGCTCGCGTCAACACTATCCACCATGACGGGTAATGGAACCTTAGAAATTGCGCCCAATTCTGGAAGTGAACACTATCCCGCCCAAGAATACCGTTTGTATACGGGCGATTACTTGGCCGGATTGATCACGAATAATGGTCAGGAAAGTACTCCGACTTTGACCGCGTGGCTACCCACCATCATTTTCTTGCTGTCGGCCTGCATTTCATTTTCCACGGGCACGAGCTGGGGAACAATGGCCATCGTGATGCCAATCGCCATCCCGCTCGCGTATGGTGCCATCGCCGAACCGGGCAGCATGAACTGGCAACACAATCCGATCATGATCAGCGCCGTCGGCAGCGTGCTCGCTGGCTCGATTTTCGGCGACCACTGCTCTCCCATTTCCGATACGACCGTCTTGTCGTCCCAATCCTGCGGATGCGACCATTCCGCACATGTCTGGACGCAAATCCCCTACGCGTTGAGCGTCGCCGCCCTGTCCGTAGTCGCCGGAACGCTGCCGATCGGATTCGGCGTCCCGGTCGTCTATCTTTTGCCGCTGGGAGTGATTGCCATCGTGGCCTTGATCTACCTTTTAGGGCGCCCGGCCGATCAGGCCCAATCCTCCAAATCCTAA
- a CDS encoding GNAT family N-acetyltransferase codes for MTAPRLSVEILSANSIELVARVRHRDAACLPTDGKLVCARRDDRIVMVAAVGRPAGRVIDVLLPERSERLDEEEGAAVLQAIDDLIKQNSEIYLAQVLLGAHSRSWNPLLLAFDFLPITTVELFAAVPDVADIDSALVFSTVSQCSAFADLLRATWQGSLDCRDLKDERTSDDVLTEYLARCGRDATHWYQIEFQGRAIGCAILAAPTDPRVIHPLETLYWGILPEYRGRGFGDETLQFLRGVAAREGRMLAAAVDQKNLPAKSVYLRNGFQIVDSQRLLVKYL; via the coding sequence ATGACCGCTCCAAGGTTGTCGGTAGAAATTCTCTCAGCGAATTCGATCGAGTTGGTCGCCCGTGTCCGGCATCGAGATGCGGCCTGCCTACCGACCGACGGGAAACTCGTTTGTGCTCGTCGCGATGATCGAATTGTCATGGTCGCTGCGGTGGGGCGACCTGCGGGTCGAGTGATCGACGTTCTGTTGCCCGAGAGGTCGGAACGGTTGGATGAGGAAGAGGGAGCGGCGGTGCTCCAGGCGATTGATGATCTTATTAAACAAAATTCCGAAATTTATCTTGCCCAGGTGCTGCTGGGAGCTCATTCTCGCTCGTGGAACCCATTACTGCTTGCGTTTGACTTTTTGCCGATTACGACGGTTGAGCTGTTTGCCGCCGTTCCTGATGTGGCGGATATCGATTCCGCCCTCGTCTTTTCCACCGTTTCTCAATGTTCGGCGTTCGCCGATTTGCTCCGGGCAACCTGGCAAGGTTCGCTGGATTGCCGAGATTTAAAGGACGAACGTACGAGTGATGATGTGCTCACGGAATACTTAGCGCGATGCGGCCGTGATGCGACTCACTGGTATCAGATTGAATTTCAAGGGCGGGCGATTGGTTGTGCAATCCTCGCGGCTCCGACGGATCCTCGCGTCATCCATCCGCTGGAAACACTTTATTGGGGGATCTTGCCCGAGTATCGAGGGAGAGGCTTCGGTGATGAAACGTTGCAATTCCTTCGGGGGGTTGCTGCCCGGGAGGGGCGTATGTTGGCCGCCGCGGTGGATCAGAAAAATTTGCCGGCCAAGTCGGTCTATCTTCGAAATGGTTTTCAAATCGTGGATTCTCAACGTCTGCTCGTTAAATACCTTTGA
- a CDS encoding DUF1570 domain-containing protein, giving the protein MLQSAYVHQFLHVESKILDRTRFRLLLFAMLGLLALPNWPTYALETVTINQQGIQQILSGRILVEAEDGGLLLETQDQIIWVIQPNEIESRQQDETEFQPAKRTELTAALLKELPPGFRIHETAHYSICYNTSKAYAQWCGALYERLHRAFYTFWKSRGIKLKETGPLVAVVFRDKAAFRAYGRSELGEASDSIIGFYSLKTNRITAYDLTGIEALRAPKDRSGSLSQISRMLTRPAAERTVATVIHEATHQLAFNSGLQTRFADNPLWLSEGLAIYFESPDLKSRKGWRRIGAVNHFRLGQMRNYLPRRPQGSLASLLTDDQRFRDARQADDAYAEAWSLCYHLIRSRPDQFKEYLEKIGTKTPLGVDSPKVRLRDFEVAFGENVSEIDKEFSKAIQQWRSSKK; this is encoded by the coding sequence TTGCTTCAATCTGCGTACGTCCACCAATTCCTCCATGTAGAAAGCAAGATTTTGGATCGCACCCGTTTTCGACTCTTACTCTTCGCAATGCTTGGCCTACTCGCCTTGCCCAACTGGCCGACGTACGCCTTGGAAACGGTAACGATCAACCAACAGGGGATCCAACAAATCCTATCGGGACGAATCCTCGTCGAAGCAGAAGACGGTGGCTTGCTGCTGGAAACTCAAGATCAAATCATCTGGGTCATTCAGCCGAATGAAATCGAAAGTCGTCAACAAGACGAAACCGAATTCCAACCCGCCAAACGGACCGAACTGACAGCCGCCCTTCTGAAGGAGCTACCGCCCGGATTTCGCATTCACGAAACGGCCCATTATTCGATTTGCTACAACACATCCAAGGCTTATGCTCAGTGGTGTGGGGCCCTTTACGAACGACTGCATCGCGCGTTCTATACGTTTTGGAAGAGTCGAGGTATTAAGCTCAAAGAAACAGGCCCGCTCGTCGCCGTCGTGTTTCGAGACAAAGCGGCATTTCGCGCGTATGGGCGATCCGAACTTGGTGAGGCAAGCGATTCCATCATTGGGTTTTATAGTCTCAAAACTAATCGAATCACTGCTTACGATCTCACCGGTATCGAAGCGTTGCGAGCCCCAAAAGATCGCTCGGGCTCTTTGTCCCAAATCAGCCGAATGCTCACTCGTCCTGCTGCCGAACGGACCGTAGCCACCGTAATCCACGAGGCGACCCATCAACTTGCGTTTAATAGTGGCTTGCAGACGCGATTTGCAGATAACCCATTGTGGTTAAGCGAGGGTTTAGCGATCTATTTTGAGTCTCCAGATTTGAAGAGCCGCAAAGGTTGGCGGCGAATCGGCGCAGTCAATCACTTTCGTTTAGGACAGATGCGAAACTATTTACCGCGTCGGCCGCAAGGTTCGTTGGCGAGCCTGCTGACCGACGACCAGCGTTTTCGGGACGCACGACAGGCGGATGATGCCTATGCTGAGGCGTGGTCGTTGTGTTACCACCTGATCCGGAGTCGTCCAGATCAGTTCAAAGAGTATCTGGAAAAAATCGGCACAAAAACCCCGCTGGGCGTTGATAGTCCAAAAGTTCGCTTACGAGATTTCGAAGTCGCATTTGGTGAGAATGTGTCCGAAATCGACAAAGAATTTAGTAAGGCAATTCAGCAATGGCGGTCGTCAAAAAAATAG
- the ispH gene encoding 4-hydroxy-3-methylbut-2-enyl diphosphate reductase: MKILLASPRGFCAGVHMAIDSLDLAIETFGSPVYVYHEIVHNKYVVDSFVEKGAVFVDELSEVPEGSNLLFSAHGVSPEIRQLARDRQLFAIDATCPLVTKVHLEAIRFAKQGKTIVLIGHEGHDEVVGTMGEAPHAIKLVENVEDVDRLQVDDENQLAYLTQTTLSVDDANRIIDRLKQRFPAIQGPPKEDICYATQNRQEAVKTLARKVDLVLVLGSQNSSNSQRLRELGRECGVPAYLIDGADDISLEWFENVDNILVSAGASAPESVVEQCIDFLVKQFGATVEVRSIRKEDVHFQLPKELRQVAESKPTS; encoded by the coding sequence ATGAAGATTCTGCTCGCAAGTCCGCGTGGTTTTTGTGCCGGAGTTCACATGGCCATCGACAGCCTCGATCTGGCGATCGAAACTTTTGGTAGTCCAGTCTACGTCTACCATGAGATTGTTCACAACAAGTATGTTGTCGACTCCTTCGTTGAAAAAGGCGCCGTATTTGTCGACGAATTGTCAGAGGTTCCAGAGGGGTCCAACCTTCTGTTTTCCGCTCATGGCGTTTCTCCGGAAATTCGGCAACTAGCGCGCGATCGTCAACTGTTTGCAATCGACGCAACCTGTCCGCTCGTCACCAAGGTCCATCTCGAGGCGATTCGCTTTGCCAAACAGGGCAAAACGATCGTGCTGATCGGCCACGAAGGCCATGATGAAGTGGTGGGAACGATGGGCGAAGCACCGCATGCGATCAAGTTGGTCGAAAATGTCGAAGACGTCGATAGACTTCAGGTGGACGACGAAAACCAGCTCGCCTATCTGACACAGACCACTCTTTCGGTTGACGATGCAAATCGGATTATTGATCGCCTCAAGCAACGTTTTCCAGCCATTCAAGGGCCGCCCAAGGAAGACATTTGTTACGCGACGCAAAATCGGCAAGAAGCCGTTAAAACACTCGCTCGAAAAGTCGACCTCGTTCTTGTCTTGGGCAGCCAAAACAGTTCGAACAGCCAGCGTTTACGCGAGTTAGGCCGCGAATGTGGAGTGCCTGCTTATTTGATTGACGGTGCTGATGACATCTCACTTGAATGGTTTGAGAATGTCGACAACATCTTGGTTTCCGCAGGGGCGAGTGCTCCTGAATCGGTTGTCGAACAATGTATTGACTTCCTCGTGAAACAATTCGGTGCCACTGTCGAAGTCCGATCAATTCGCAAAGAAGATGTGCACTTTCAACTTCCCAAGGAATTACGGCAAGTCGCGGAATCGAAACCGACTTCCTAG
- a CDS encoding ATP-binding protein gives MTRYAFFSMSSPDVRDVLGVKLADGLPWRPLTDLTVSRLVEATVSGDADQLLEVILSDSSLASWLLSQWPADELCFEDLSHLLRHAPALGIARRLRDSLEARQLSQAEWFQFQRWWIRAANLMRRTAAALHDLGAAERNTAAVLSLCFAGNVDEPFEKTSEIPVCLTGESRGGQAVLRAAIERSLEEVDDSRTGKECQVSQLELQGFALCLTPLHKALPRLFELVEQQAHLEHAFERELEVQKIAAMKELAYGASHEINNPLANISSRAQVLMRDEANPERRRSLATINSQAFRAHEMIADMMLFAKPPALTLQPISVGELFRPLVALLESDLKDTIEMSWSIDSEAEMVSVDAEQMAVAIQAICANASEAMGGQGQFSIRVRRVTDPLPFGGPRLEIELRDNGPGVSDAVRAHLFDPFYSGREAGRGLGFGLSKAWRIVELHGGTIVVHSEAGRGATFVIALPIVDS, from the coding sequence ATGACTCGGTACGCGTTTTTTTCTATGAGTTCTCCCGATGTTCGCGACGTGTTGGGTGTGAAATTGGCGGATGGGTTGCCATGGCGGCCTCTCACCGATCTGACCGTTTCACGATTGGTCGAGGCGACTGTCTCCGGAGACGCCGATCAGCTGCTCGAGGTGATTTTAAGCGATTCATCGTTGGCGAGCTGGTTATTGAGCCAATGGCCAGCTGACGAACTTTGTTTTGAAGATCTCAGCCACCTGCTCCGCCATGCGCCTGCCTTGGGGATCGCGCGTCGGCTACGGGATTCGCTTGAAGCTCGGCAGCTGAGTCAGGCGGAGTGGTTCCAGTTTCAGCGGTGGTGGATTCGAGCCGCGAATTTAATGCGACGCACCGCCGCGGCGCTGCATGACCTCGGCGCAGCCGAACGAAATACGGCTGCGGTCTTGTCCCTCTGTTTTGCTGGTAACGTAGACGAGCCGTTTGAAAAAACGTCCGAAATTCCTGTTTGTCTGACGGGTGAATCTCGTGGTGGGCAAGCAGTGCTCCGAGCGGCGATCGAGCGTTCTCTCGAGGAGGTTGATGACAGTCGAACAGGAAAAGAGTGTCAGGTAAGCCAGCTGGAGCTGCAAGGCTTCGCCCTTTGTTTAACTCCATTGCACAAAGCCTTGCCCAGGTTGTTCGAGCTGGTCGAGCAACAGGCGCATTTGGAGCATGCCTTTGAACGAGAGCTTGAAGTGCAGAAAATCGCAGCCATGAAGGAGTTGGCTTACGGTGCGAGCCACGAGATCAACAATCCTTTGGCAAATATTTCTTCACGCGCTCAAGTCTTAATGCGAGATGAGGCGAATCCGGAGCGTCGTCGAAGTTTGGCCACGATCAATAGTCAGGCTTTTCGGGCCCACGAGATGATTGCTGACATGATGTTGTTCGCCAAACCTCCCGCTTTGACGTTGCAGCCGATTTCAGTTGGTGAGTTGTTTCGTCCCTTGGTTGCACTGTTGGAAAGCGACTTGAAGGACACCATTGAAATGTCATGGAGTATCGACAGCGAAGCAGAAATGGTTTCCGTCGACGCGGAACAGATGGCTGTTGCAATTCAGGCGATCTGCGCGAACGCGAGTGAAGCGATGGGTGGGCAAGGGCAATTCTCCATTCGCGTGCGGCGCGTGACTGATCCACTGCCATTCGGGGGGCCGCGGCTGGAAATTGAACTCCGAGACAACGGTCCCGGGGTAAGCGACGCCGTACGTGCTCACCTTTTTGATCCCTTCTATTCGGGCCGTGAGGCAGGGCGGGGCCTCGGCTTCGGTTTGTCAAAAGCCTGGCGGATCGTTGAATTACACGGAGGGACGATTGTGGTGCACAGTGAAGCCGGGCGAGGGGCCACCTTTGTCATTGCGCTGCCAATTGTCGACTCCTGA
- a CDS encoding Gfo/Idh/MocA family oxidoreductase: MTRPNSGNDSPASSRRQFMRQTSAGIAAGAVVGSLASSQMVHAAGDETIKVGLVGCGGRGSGAAINAMHADENMKLTVMADLFEDRLQRSRRNIRTSAESENMGHKFDVADDHCFSGFDAYKQVMQSDVDVVILAATPHFRPKHLAAAIDAGKHVFCEKPVAVDGPGVREVMKSVKKAKEKNLSIVSGLCWRYDLGVRETVQRIMDGAIGDIVAIHTNYLAGTLWHRGRKPEWSEMEYQLRNWMYFTWLSGDHIVEQHIHSLDKAVWLMNDQLPTRCFGLGGRQVRTGEKWGNIYDHHAVCYEFDNGPKVFSYTRQMTNCHTNVDDYILGTGGKAALLSFEIDSAGDKWKYDGPRPSMYDVEHKELFAGLRSGNHINNGEYMAHSTLMAIMGRMACYTGEVIEGEKALNSTEDLRPKSYEFGDVPVPAVPMPGITRFS, from the coding sequence ATGACACGTCCAAATTCTGGGAATGACTCTCCCGCCTCCTCGCGGCGACAGTTCATGCGACAAACTTCAGCAGGAATTGCCGCCGGCGCAGTCGTGGGATCGCTCGCGAGCTCGCAAATGGTCCACGCTGCTGGCGACGAAACGATCAAGGTTGGCTTGGTCGGATGTGGGGGACGGGGCAGCGGCGCTGCGATTAATGCCATGCACGCTGACGAGAACATGAAGCTAACCGTCATGGCCGATTTGTTCGAAGATCGGCTGCAACGAAGTCGCCGCAACATTCGCACCTCCGCCGAATCGGAAAATATGGGCCACAAATTCGATGTGGCAGACGACCACTGTTTCAGCGGGTTTGATGCCTACAAACAGGTGATGCAGTCCGATGTGGACGTCGTGATCCTGGCAGCCACACCCCACTTTCGCCCCAAACATTTGGCAGCCGCCATCGATGCGGGCAAGCATGTTTTCTGTGAAAAGCCGGTGGCTGTCGACGGACCAGGTGTCCGAGAAGTCATGAAATCGGTCAAGAAAGCAAAAGAAAAGAATCTCAGCATCGTTTCAGGACTCTGCTGGCGATACGACCTGGGTGTTCGCGAAACGGTTCAGCGAATTATGGATGGCGCCATCGGCGACATTGTCGCAATCCATACCAATTATCTCGCCGGCACCCTCTGGCATCGAGGTCGTAAGCCCGAGTGGTCGGAAATGGAATACCAGCTCCGAAATTGGATGTACTTCACTTGGCTCTCGGGTGACCACATCGTCGAACAGCATATCCATAGCCTTGACAAAGCGGTTTGGCTGATGAATGACCAACTTCCCACACGTTGCTTCGGACTGGGTGGCCGACAGGTTCGTACCGGAGAAAAGTGGGGGAACATCTATGATCACCATGCTGTTTGTTACGAGTTCGATAACGGCCCTAAGGTGTTCTCATACACCCGGCAAATGACCAACTGCCACACGAACGTCGATGACTACATTCTGGGAACCGGCGGCAAGGCCGCGTTGCTAAGTTTTGAAATCGATAGCGCGGGCGACAAGTGGAAATACGACGGTCCTCGCCCCAGCATGTACGACGTCGAACACAAAGAGCTTTTTGCAGGGCTCAGAAGTGGCAACCACATCAACAACGGCGAATACATGGCGCACAGCACGCTAATGGCGATCATGGGCCGCATGGCCTGCTATACGGGCGAAGTCATCGAGGGCGAAAAGGCGTTGAATTCAACCGAAGATCTTCGCCCCAAATCCTACGAGTTTGGTGATGTGCCTGTCCCGGCCGTTCCGATGCCCGGAATTACGCGGTTTTCATAA
- the dnaA gene encoding chromosomal replication initiator protein DnaA: MSAIRSRLADRLGGDRFELWFGPSINISSTKSIVSVQADSMFRLERLRKSLLADIESVAADVLGPSAVVEFSVDPALRDLKSPSSSSLMAQATASKPTIKPSVSKTHLAGRRRFASFDSFVEGPSNQVAYRSTHLVMDRIGEISPLLIHGPSGVGKTHLLEGIWTQTRRSGGQRVIYLSAEQFTTYFLQALRGGGLPSFRQKYRAVDVLIIDDLQFFGGKQATINELLHTMDALSRDSRQLVLAADRSPIKLRNLGPELTARIAGGLVCSVEPLDVATRIQVLSQLAHRRKTKVSGEVIEHIAERVCGDARQLTGAINRLWVTSQALGQPISIKLADRVIEELFPEAYSVVRLDDIQRVVCNEFDIDPEMLKSDSRSRHVSHPRMLAMWLARKHTRAALTEISEFFGRRSHSTVVSAQTKVDNWVNQGEQLQCVRRECKVEDMLTQLEQVLRAS, from the coding sequence GTGTCCGCAATTCGCTCGCGACTTGCGGATCGGCTTGGAGGTGATCGATTCGAGCTTTGGTTCGGACCATCGATTAACATTTCAAGCACAAAATCGATCGTGAGCGTTCAGGCGGACTCGATGTTTCGCCTCGAGCGATTGCGAAAGAGTCTTCTTGCAGATATCGAAAGCGTTGCAGCAGACGTACTGGGGCCTTCAGCCGTTGTGGAATTTTCGGTTGATCCCGCTTTGCGAGATCTCAAGTCGCCTAGTTCCTCCTCCTTGATGGCCCAAGCAACTGCATCCAAGCCGACGATCAAACCGTCCGTCAGTAAGACTCACCTTGCCGGTCGGCGTCGTTTTGCGAGTTTTGATTCTTTTGTCGAAGGCCCCTCCAATCAGGTGGCTTATCGGTCAACCCATCTGGTGATGGATCGAATTGGCGAGATCTCGCCGTTGCTCATTCATGGCCCTTCGGGGGTGGGCAAGACGCATCTGTTGGAGGGAATTTGGACACAAACACGCCGTTCGGGTGGTCAGCGCGTGATCTACTTGTCTGCTGAGCAGTTCACAACCTATTTCTTGCAAGCTCTGCGAGGTGGTGGATTACCGAGCTTTCGGCAGAAGTATCGCGCTGTGGACGTCTTAATTATCGACGATTTGCAATTCTTTGGTGGTAAGCAGGCAACGATCAATGAACTGTTGCACACCATGGACGCCTTGTCGCGTGATTCGCGGCAGCTCGTTTTGGCAGCAGATCGCAGTCCGATTAAATTGCGGAATTTGGGGCCCGAACTAACCGCCCGCATTGCCGGTGGCTTAGTCTGCAGCGTAGAACCGCTTGATGTTGCCACGCGAATCCAAGTGCTTTCGCAGTTGGCCCATCGTCGGAAAACGAAAGTCTCGGGGGAGGTGATCGAGCATATTGCTGAGCGGGTGTGTGGTGATGCGCGTCAGCTCACGGGAGCGATCAACCGCCTGTGGGTGACAAGTCAGGCTCTAGGCCAGCCGATCAGTATTAAATTGGCGGACCGCGTCATCGAGGAACTTTTTCCTGAAGCGTATTCGGTTGTGCGGCTTGATGATATTCAGCGGGTGGTATGCAACGAGTTTGACATCGATCCGGAAATGCTTAAGTCGGACAGTCGCTCTCGACATGTGAGCCATCCTCGTATGTTGGCGATGTGGTTGGCGCGTAAGCATACGCGGGCCGCTTTGACCGAAATAAGTGAATTCTTTGGCCGCCGTAGCCACAGTACCGTCGTGTCAGCGCAAACCAAAGTCGACAACTGGGTGAATCAGGGCGAACAATTGCAGTGCGTTCGGCGCGAGTGCAAGGTCGAAGACATGTTGACTCAGCTTGAGCAGGTGCTCCGCGCGTCCTGA